The following proteins come from a genomic window of Hoplias malabaricus isolate fHopMal1 chromosome 15, fHopMal1.hap1, whole genome shotgun sequence:
- the LOC136667980 gene encoding 5-hydroxytryptamine receptor 2A, whose protein sequence is MADPGRLPFGSTMASLPCNVSIDPSRFGFNGSEPGSVNDCAAEGKNWPALIILIVIFFTIGGNILVILAVSLEKKLHNATNFFLRSLAVADMLVGILVMPASLINILYNYSWPLPRVLCPMWIFLDVLFSTASIMHLCAISLDRYIGIRSPIQYSRSNSPCRAMAKIIVVWTISMVVSMPIPVIGLQDEQKVFVNGSCVLNEPYFVLVGSFIAFFIPLLIMVVCYCLTMRVLRQHTATFSRDRSSYADTNHKQPSPQPSVSGISLLNEEPSMAQSKGPSQPLSSPVTSHTGTAPQGPGRRGMTQAIKNERRASKVLGIVFFLFLVMWCPFFVTNVLVAVCRDDCSEHLFRLMDVFVWVGYVSSGVNPLVYTLFNKTYRHAFSRYLHCRYHKRRKTFFSNSACQVYSVSPTPVLCERSCTDTNGNGFPAQIKALDLNRLHAQSNESLKDRVGRLPSPAEHVSSV, encoded by the exons ATGGCGGATCCTGGGAGACTTCCCTTTGGTTCCACTATGGCTTCATTGCCCTGCAACGTTTCCATCGACCCGAGTCGTTTCGGGTTCAACGGTTCAGAACCGGGATCGGTTAATGACTGCGCGGCTGAAGGGAAGAACTGGCCTGCCTTGATCATCCTGATTGTCATCTTCTTCACCATTGGGGGGAATATCCTGGTGATACTGGCCGTCTCTCTGGAGAAGAAGCTGCACAACGCCACCAACTTTTTCCTGCGATCGCTGGCTGTGGCCGACATGCTCGTGGGCATCCTGGTCATGCCAGCTTCGCTGATCAACATACTGTATA ATTACTCCTGGCCTCTCCCGCGGGTGCTGTGCCCCATGTGGATCTTCCTGGATGTGCTATTCTCCACGGCATCCATCATGCATCTGTGTGCCATCTCTCTGGACCGCTACATCGGCATCCGCAGCCCCATCCAGTACAGCCGCTCCAACTCCCCCTGCAGAGCCATGGCCAAAATCATCGTTGTCTGGACCATCTCCATGG TTGTCTCCATGCCCATCCCAGTGATCGGCCTGCAGGACGAGCAGAAGGTGTTTGTGAACGGCAGCTGCGTGCTGAACGAGCCTTACTTCGTGCTGGTGGGCTCCTTCATAGCGTTCTTCATACCCCTGCTCATCATGGTCGTCTGTTACTGCTTGACCATGAGGGTCCTGCGCCAGCACACGGCCACCTTCTCCCGGGACCGCAGTAGCTACGCCGATACCAACCACAAGCAGCCTTCTCCCCAGCCCAGCGTGAGTGGCATCAGCCTCTTGAACGAGGAACCGTCTATGGCTCAAAGCAAAGGGCCCTCACAGCCCCTCAGCTCTCCCGTAACGAGCCACACGGGCACAGCTCCACAAGGCCCAGGGAGACGGGGCATGACGCAGGCCATCAAGAACGAGCGGAGAGCCTCCAAAGTCTTGGGCATCGTCTTCTTTCTGTTCCTGGTGATGTGGTGTCCGTTCTTCGTCACCAACGTGCTGGTGGCCGTGTGCCGCGACGACTGCAGCGAGCACCTGTTCAGGTTGATGGATGTCTTCGTGTGGGTGGGCTACGTCTCCTCCGGAGTAAACCCCCTGGTCTACACTCTGTTCAACAAAACGTACCGCCACGCCTTCTCCCGCTACCTCCACTGCAGGTACCACAAACGGAGGAAAACCTTCTTCAGCAACTCGGCTTGCCAGGTGTATTCCGTCTCGCCAACCCCTGTCCTCTGTGAGAGGAGCTGTACCGACACTAACGGCAACGGCTTTCCCGCACAAATCAAGGCTCTGGACTTGAACCGGCTGCACGCACAATCGAATGAGTCTCTGAAAGACAGAGTCGGTAGACTTCCCAGCCCCGCGGAACATGTCAGCAGTGTCTGA
- the LOC136667981 gene encoding G2/mitotic-specific cyclin-B3-like produces the protein MALQRSNNHCSFSKPQAKINGLDNEDEALHVKRSPSSPQGGPKKRSAFVDLTNTNKQNAVSVKSGKSMKKTLTSKVPVKARTCSRTKCPSSDDQPKKDGGQVKRSVAEDITASLPKDRSAAQQPLGSAAQEQKIPEEFDIDKELAGDCCMSPEYAKDIFDYLRNREEKFVLIDYMHNQPDLSGNMRGILVDWMVEVQENFGLNHETLYLAVKLTDHYLSVTVAMKESLQLIGSTAMLIAAKFEEQCPPCVDDFLYICDDAYKRQEFIVMERNILQGLKFDINIPVPYRFLRRYAKVAHASMETLTLARFVCELSLLELELVPERASRLASACLLLALVTKGLGGWTAALQFHSGYTLSDLSPLVRSLYAMLASPSDEKLKAVEYKYSHKVFFEVAKIPLVHIETLEEALSEHDVPQ, from the exons ATGGCTTTACAAAGGAGTAACAACCACTGCTCTTTCTCTAAACCTCAGGCGAAAATAAACGGACTTGACAACGAG GATGAAGCCCTTCATGTCAAAAGATCCCCCTCCTCTCCTCAGGGTGGGCCCAAGAAAagatctgcgtttgtggatctgACAAAT ACCAACAAACAGAATGCAGTGTCAGTGAAGAGTGGCAAATCAATGAAAAAGACTTTGACCAGCAAAGTGCCTGTTAAGGCCAG GACGTGCTCCAGGACTAAATGCCCGTCATCTGATGACCAGCCCAAGAAAGATGGAGGCCAGGTGAAGAGGTCGGTAGCAGAAGACATCACTGCTTCTCTTCCCAAAGATCGGTCTGCAGCCCAACAACCTCTGGGCTCTGCAGCCCAAGAACAAAAG ATCCCGGAAGAATTTGACATTGATAAGGAGCTGGCTGGTGACTGCTGTATGAGTCCGGAGTATGCCAAAGATATTTTTGACTACCTCAGAAATAGAGAG GAGAAATTTGTCTTGATTGATTACATGCACAATCAGCCAGACTTGAGTGGAAATATGAGGGGCATTCTTGTGGACTGGATGGTAGAGGTCCAG GAAAACTTTGGACTCAATCACGAAACCCTGTATCTAGCGGTGAAGCTCACAGATCACTACCTGTCTGTCACTGTGGCTATGAAGGAATCCCTGCAGCTCATTGGCTCCACTGCTATGCTTATTGCTGCCAAATTTGAA GAGCAGTGTCCTCCCTGTGTTGATGACTTCTTGTACATTTGTGACGACGCCTACAAGAGGCAGGAATTCATCGTCATGGAAAGGAACATCTTACAGGGACTCAAGTTTGATATTAACATCCCTGTACCTTACAGATTCCTCAGGCGTTACGCAAAG GTAGCCCACGCCAGTATGGAGACCCTCACACTAGCACGCTTTGTGTGTGAGCTCAGCctgctggagctggagctggtgcCGGAGAGAGCTTCACGCCTAGCTTCGGCCTGTCTGCTCCTAGCACTCGTCACCAAAGGCTTGGGAGGATGG ACAGCAGCTCTTCAGTTCCACAGTGGCTATACGCTGAGCGACCTGAGCCCCCTGGTCAGGAGTCTGTACGCGATGCTGGCCAGCCCGTCCGATGAAAAACTCAAAGCTGTGGAGTACAAATACTCTCACAA GGTCTTTTTTGAAGTGGCAAAAATCCCTCTGGTTCATATCGAGACGTTAGAAGAGGCTCTGTCCGAACACGACGTTCCTCAGTGA